From a region of the Sphaerodactylus townsendi isolate TG3544 linkage group LG09, MPM_Stown_v2.3, whole genome shotgun sequence genome:
- the TMEM200C gene encoding transmembrane protein 200C gives MIATGGLLRISARKQDPLRPQSQVPKRKRKAKKKRKNDVVVVKGKLKLCSLSGLIALCGILVLLVGIALAVVGYWPKPLYRAGENQFLPPHGGTTKNRSRSQTGDPGESRLEGSGTNSSFPNRKKGLPHSSPSPSPSSSSSVSFLFQLFSGYLHSDKLKVLGPLIMGIGIFLFICANAVLHENRDKKTKIINLRDLYSTVIDAHSLRAKDGPPSASVAPVPINGFVNYVQPRGLEPKPGTGSGEALGTAAMLAKSTWHPSVGAPLSPPDLASTPRCSSFSSSRQPPPPSLAEAVYSIYRERAALDRPTRSPPCSPPESWDQRSTASSIVGSSISAFTLLPLAQGEAADKDRRGWRRPLGERGTREIPRGEFELSLTDLRNKYVDTGQGHIMLPRTGKRKLVFRRQSTSCLPDARRSLSPEPSQTLDSSTDLDSSLLVKASSSSYSKSLDLGDSPPSTPPGDRRDSQNSQCDQYRSNKGYTPLEETGTSLESIANTPAHKTQDCDVNPSGETAPSEETSNEQTEQQQRLKIQRQYTNKEKLFMISRSDAVAGLEEGDLENTGI, from the coding sequence ATGATAGCCACTGGAGGCCTCCTGAGGATCTCAGCCAGGAAACAGGATCCACTGCGGCCTCAGAGCCAGGTTCCAAAACGCAAGCGCAAAGCCAAAAAGAAACGCAAGAACGACGTGGTGGTGGTGAAGGGCAAGCTCAAACTCTGCTCACTCTCAGGCCTCATTGCTCTCTGTGGTATCTTGGTGCTGCTTGTGGGAATTGCTTTGGCAGTAGTAGGCTATTGGCCCAAGCCTCTTTACCGAGCAGGAGAGAACCAATTCTTGCCACCACATGGAGGAACCACCAAAAATCGCTCCAGGAGCCAGACAGGAGATCCAGGAGAATCTCGTCTGGAAGGCTCAGGGACCAATTCCTCCTTCCCTAACAGAAAGAAGGGTCTTCCTCATTCatcaccttccccctcaccctcctcctcttcctcagtaagtttcctttttcagctTTTCTCTGGGTATTTGCATTCAGACAAACTTAAGGTGCTAGGGCCTCTTATCATGGGCATTGGAATCTTCCTCTTCATCTGCGCCAACGCAGTGCTTCATGAGAATCGTGACAAGAAGACCAAGATTATCAACCTGCGGGATCTGTACTCCACGGTCATAGATGCACACAGTCTTCGGGCCAAGGATGGGCCCCCCTCAGCCTCTGTGGCCCCAGTTCCAATCAATGGCTTTGTTAACTATGTTCAGCCTCGGGGGCTGGAGCCCAAACCTGGCACTGGGTCTGGGGAAGCCTTGGGGACTGCTGCCATGCTAGCCAAAAGCACCTGGCACCCATCTGTGGGTGCCCCCCTGTCTCCTCCTGACTTAGCATCAACACCACGctgctcctctttctcttcttcaaggCAGCCACCTCCACCTAGCTTGGCTGAGGCTGTGTACAGCATATATCGGGAGAGAGCAGCCTTGGACAGACCTACTCGAAGCCCACCTTGCAGCCCCCCAGAGAGCTGGGACCAACGCAGCACTGCCAGTTCCATTGTGGGCTCCTCAATCAGCGCCTTCACTTTGTTGCCACTGGCTCAGGGGGAGGCAGCAGATAAAGACCGTCGTGGATGGCGGAGACCATTGGGTGAACGAGGGACCAGGGAAATTCCACGGGGAGAGTTTGAGCTCAGTCTGACTGATCTTAGGAACAAATATGTGGACACAGGGCAAGGTCACATCATGCTGCCCAGGACGGGTAAACGCAAACTGGTTTTTAGACGCCAGAGCACAAGCTGCCTCCCTGATGCCAGGAGATCCCTCTCCCCAGAACCCTCACAAACACTGGACAGTAGCACAGACTTAGACTCTAGCCTTTTAGTCAAGGCTTCCTCTTCCAGTTACTCAAAATCTCTAGATCTGGGGGACTCTCCCCCTTCCACACCACCTGGGGATAGGAGAGATTCCCAGAACTCTCAGTGTGATCAGTACAGAAGCAATAAGGGCTATACCCCACTGGAGGAGACAGGCACCTCCTTGGAATCTATTGCCAACACCCCAGCCCATAAAACCCAGGATTGTGATGTCAACCCTAGTGGGGAAACTGCCCCTTCAGAGGAAACCAGCAATGAACAAACAGAACAGCAGCAGCGTTTGAAAATTCAAAGACAATATACAAATAAAGAGAAACTCTTCATGATCTCCAGGTCAGATGCTGTTGCTGGGCTGGAGGAAGGAGACTTGGAGAACACTGgcatttaa